One region of Limnospira fusiformis SAG 85.79 genomic DNA includes:
- the ltrA gene encoding group II intron reverse transcriptase/maturase, whose amino-acid sequence MTKASLKKGFEKSKPIKTTNVWKQIPWAKVQRKVFKLQKRIFQAAKSGQDAKARRLQRLLCKSYYARLLAVRRVTQDNQGRKTAGVDGMRAISPRQRFKLVENIKGNLKVKPLRRVWIPKPGRDEKRPLGIPTIQDRARQALVKSALEPEWESRFEDTSYGFRPGRSAHDAISRIFQSINKGGYYVLDADIAKCFDRINHDYLLSKIHCPSSLKRDLKSWLKAGVLDNGVFEDTEAGTPQGGVISPLLANIALDGMVRLIKTMYPNKGTTFQVNLIRYADDFVVISKDLRIIEQCKIAISEWLKPVGLEIKPEKTRICHTLNPIEYNGKTEVPGFDFLGFNIRQYPVGKYKSGKSGGRRKGGFLFNKTPHKMLGLKTHIKPSKKAVKAHTEAIKGVIKQHKKAPQSVLISKLNPIIRGWSNYYSGVVSSETFNKLDHITWSMLRAWTVSRCGKANYEKLGNYFHKGTVKLSNGKERHENWLFKTKDGYQLWKHNWTPIVRHTLIRPDATPYDGNWTYWATRKGQAIETSNRVAKLLKKQKGRCTWCGQYFAPSDLVEVDHIIPRSQGGKDEYKNLQLLHRHCHDDKTALDNANAVSLTMEQSD is encoded by the coding sequence ATGACGAAAGCGAGTTTAAAGAAAGGGTTTGAGAAATCAAAGCCAATCAAGACTACGAATGTATGGAAACAAATTCCCTGGGCGAAAGTTCAGAGAAAAGTTTTCAAGCTCCAAAAGAGGATATTTCAAGCAGCTAAATCGGGACAGGACGCAAAAGCGAGAAGGTTGCAACGTCTATTGTGCAAATCATATTATGCCCGTCTACTAGCAGTACGGCGAGTGACCCAAGATAATCAAGGCAGGAAAACGGCTGGAGTCGATGGAATGAGAGCAATCTCACCAAGGCAAAGGTTTAAACTTGTTGAGAACATTAAAGGAAATCTCAAAGTAAAACCACTGCGAAGGGTGTGGATTCCAAAACCTGGTAGGGATGAAAAACGCCCTCTAGGAATACCCACAATCCAAGATAGAGCGAGGCAAGCCTTGGTTAAGTCGGCTCTCGAACCTGAATGGGAATCGAGATTTGAAGACACCAGCTATGGGTTTAGACCAGGCAGGTCTGCCCATGATGCAATATCCAGAATCTTTCAGAGTATCAACAAAGGAGGTTATTACGTTCTGGATGCAGATATAGCTAAATGTTTTGACCGAATAAACCATGATTACCTTCTGTCCAAAATTCATTGTCCAAGCAGTCTAAAAAGAGACCTGAAATCATGGCTCAAAGCAGGCGTGCTAGATAACGGTGTATTCGAGGATACAGAAGCAGGGACACCCCAAGGAGGGGTAATAAGTCCACTCCTAGCCAACATCGCACTGGATGGAATGGTTAGGCTCATAAAAACAATGTATCCAAATAAAGGAACAACCTTTCAGGTAAACCTCATAAGATACGCCGATGATTTTGTGGTCATATCCAAAGACCTAAGAATCATTGAACAGTGCAAAATTGCCATTTCCGAATGGCTAAAACCTGTAGGACTAGAAATTAAACCCGAAAAGACTCGAATTTGCCATACACTCAATCCTATTGAGTATAACGGCAAAACAGAAGTACCAGGATTTGATTTTCTAGGATTCAATATCAGGCAATATCCAGTAGGAAAATATAAATCTGGAAAAAGTGGGGGAAGAAGAAAAGGAGGCTTCCTATTTAACAAAACCCCACATAAAATGTTGGGTCTCAAAACCCACATCAAACCCAGTAAAAAAGCAGTTAAAGCCCATACAGAAGCGATAAAAGGTGTAATAAAACAACATAAAAAAGCACCTCAATCAGTCCTGATTAGTAAACTAAACCCAATCATAAGGGGATGGTCAAACTACTATTCAGGGGTCGTCTCATCAGAGACCTTCAATAAACTAGACCATATAACTTGGTCAATGTTACGGGCATGGACAGTATCAAGATGCGGAAAGGCAAATTACGAAAAGCTAGGAAACTACTTCCACAAAGGAACGGTTAAACTTAGCAATGGGAAAGAAAGACATGAAAATTGGTTATTCAAGACTAAGGATGGATACCAATTATGGAAACATAATTGGACTCCGATTGTCAGACACACCCTAATACGCCCAGACGCAACACCATACGACGGAAATTGGACTTACTGGGCAACCAGGAAAGGACAAGCAATCGAAACGTCAAACAGGGTAGCAAAACTACTCAAAAAGCAAAAGGGTAGGTGTACCTGGTGTGGACAGTATTTCGCACCATCGGATTTAGTTGAAGTAGACCACATTATACCTCGAAGCCAAGGTGGAAAGGATGAATATAAGAATCTTCAACTATTACACCGCCACTGTCACGATGATAAAACGGCGTTAGACAACGCCAATGCTGTATCCTTAACAATGGAACAGTCAGACTAG
- a CDS encoding DUF58 domain-containing protein encodes MGSKRKITNWLERNWVTPAYAGWLLGFLTVFFFGAATNTMAGWLYVISGMGLALLLAAAILPGRSLRPLQVRRYPITPVSVGSRLTFELEIENQSKKSCPLFQIYDRLPTELGDASESIDVIGPGQVYHWKYSRITKRRGIYHWSGVRLRSASPLGLFWCSRDRQVPATAIVYPTVLPLTACPIVDSIEVDQGPEIYSCFRLDQATEGITRTLRPYRIGDPTRLIHWRSSARYGDLRVRELEVAIGGQEVVICLDSAFSWDHTDFETAVSVAASLYFYARRAQLNVRLWTASDGLVEGNWGVLSVLAGVIAGQSNSTIDRPDVPLIWITQNSDSIMSLSPQSRWLLWPLPAPQNHGARSGLGMQYGSDAIAPCPGVRINPAEPLVPQLQAQNN; translated from the coding sequence ATGGGGTCAAAACGCAAAATTACTAATTGGTTAGAACGTAACTGGGTAACTCCGGCTTATGCTGGTTGGCTGTTAGGGTTTCTGACGGTTTTTTTCTTTGGGGCTGCTACTAATACTATGGCAGGGTGGCTGTATGTGATTAGTGGTATGGGGTTGGCTTTGTTATTGGCCGCGGCAATTCTGCCAGGGCGGAGTCTTCGTCCCCTTCAGGTTCGCCGCTACCCTATTACTCCGGTCAGTGTGGGCTCGCGCCTCACTTTTGAACTGGAAATCGAAAACCAGTCGAAAAAATCTTGTCCCCTATTTCAAATTTACGATCGCCTCCCCACAGAGTTGGGAGATGCTTCGGAGTCTATTGATGTCATTGGACCCGGACAAGTTTATCACTGGAAATATTCCCGTATTACTAAACGCCGGGGGATTTACCATTGGTCTGGGGTGAGACTGCGATCGGCTTCTCCCCTGGGGTTATTTTGGTGTAGTCGCGATCGCCAAGTTCCTGCTACAGCTATTGTTTATCCCACCGTATTGCCTTTAACTGCTTGTCCTATTGTTGATAGCATTGAAGTAGACCAAGGTCCAGAGATTTACTCTTGCTTTCGCCTTGATCAAGCCACAGAAGGCATTACTCGCACTTTACGCCCTTATCGTATCGGCGACCCTACTAGACTGATTCATTGGCGTTCTAGTGCTCGCTATGGGGATCTACGAGTCCGAGAATTGGAGGTCGCTATTGGGGGTCAGGAAGTAGTTATTTGTCTTGATAGTGCATTTTCTTGGGACCATACCGATTTTGAAACCGCCGTTTCTGTGGCTGCTTCTCTTTATTTCTACGCTCGTCGCGCTCAACTTAATGTACGGCTATGGACTGCCTCCGACGGACTGGTGGAAGGCAATTGGGGCGTTCTCTCCGTTTTGGCTGGGGTTATTGCGGGTCAATCTAATAGCACCATTGACCGCCCTGATGTTCCACTGATTTGGATTACTCAAAATTCTGACAGTATCATGAGCCTTTCCCCTCAGAGTCGTTGGCTACTTTGGCCACTGCCTGCCCCACAAAATCATGGCGCGCGCTCCGGGTTGGGGATGCAATATGGCTCCGATGCGATCGCTCCCTGTCCCGGTGTAAGGATTAATCCCGCTGAACCTCTGGTTCCACAATTGCAGGCCCAAAATAATTGA
- a CDS encoding superoxide dismutase — translation MAFELPSLPFDQDALESSKMSANTLSYHHGKHHAAYVKNLNAAIEGTDMANMSLEEIIKATYNDPSKSGIFNNAAQVWNHSFFWKCLKPNGGGQPTGALADKIQADFGSFDAFIQEFKNAAATQFGSGWAWLVLDNGTLKVTKTANAVNPMVEGKTPLLTLDVWEHAYYLDFQNARPGFIDNFIENLVNWDFVAENLASAS, via the coding sequence ATGGCTTTTGAACTTCCCAGTTTACCTTTTGATCAGGATGCACTAGAGTCTAGCAAAATGTCCGCTAATACTCTATCCTACCATCATGGTAAGCACCATGCAGCTTATGTCAAAAACCTTAATGCTGCTATTGAAGGTACAGACATGGCTAATATGTCCCTGGAAGAGATCATCAAAGCCACTTACAATGATCCTTCTAAGTCTGGTATATTTAATAACGCTGCCCAAGTCTGGAATCACAGTTTCTTCTGGAAGTGCCTCAAGCCCAATGGTGGTGGTCAACCTACAGGAGCTTTGGCTGACAAGATTCAAGCAGATTTCGGTAGCTTTGACGCATTCATTCAAGAATTTAAGAACGCAGCGGCTACCCAGTTCGGTAGTGGTTGGGCTTGGCTAGTCCTGGATAATGGCACACTGAAAGTTACCAAGACTGCTAATGCTGTTAACCCCATGGTTGAGGGTAAAACTCCCCTGCTAACTCTCGATGTTTGGGAACACGCCTACTATCTGGACTTCCAAAATGCGCGGCCAGGTTTCATCGATAACTTTATCGAAAATCTGGTTAACTGGGACTTTGTAGCTGAAAATCTCGCGTCTGCCAGCTAA
- a CDS encoding transglycosylase domain-containing protein: MSLTNVTVRGRQRLESPPSGLFDFIQSVSKVTAGTILGTTMLASSVVAGGLVGLAVSFRNLPDVRVLQNYIPTETTHIYDIQGRHLASLHDEANREVVSLDEISPHAKRAVLAIEDSHFYDHRGIYPTGIVRAMLANLERGKTVEGGSTITMQLVKNLFLSPSRTISRKAAEAVMAIRLEQILDKDEILELYLNQVYWGHNLYGIETAAQSYFNKPASELRLSEAAMIAGLISAPEDYSPFVNYPLAKQRQAQVLNRMVDLNWITPEEAAEARKEPLLVGRITSFRTSELPYVTEAVVQELTREFGRDAVLKGGMRVQTTIDLNFQRMAERTVREWHDRLYYRGVYRDRNNGQIALAAVDPTTHFVKAMVGGSDYNKSQFNRAIQAQRQPGSAFKPFVYYAAFATGRYAPSTIVQDTPVSYRDGSGYYSPRNYGGGFSGAVTIRSALETSLNIPAVKLGQSVGLNQVIEVCRLLGITSPMEPVISLPLGSVDLTPMEMAASFATFANDGWHSDPTFIVQVTDSQGNVLLDNTPSPRLVLNQWAVASLNDVLQGVITSGTATSARLGRPAAGKTGTTSSERDVWFVGYTPHLSTAVWVGNDDFTRLARGVTGGTVAAPVWRDFMSRASVGKPQTGFTPASNFPRP, encoded by the coding sequence GTGTCATTAACAAACGTAACAGTCCGAGGTAGACAAAGGCTTGAGTCGCCACCGTCAGGCTTATTTGACTTCATCCAGTCAGTAAGCAAAGTTACCGCCGGAACCATATTGGGTACAACCATGTTAGCCAGTTCCGTGGTGGCAGGAGGGCTGGTGGGTCTAGCCGTTAGTTTCCGTAACTTACCAGACGTAAGGGTATTACAAAACTATATTCCCACCGAAACCACCCACATCTACGATATTCAGGGTAGACACTTAGCCAGCCTTCACGACGAAGCCAACCGAGAAGTAGTTTCTCTTGATGAAATATCCCCCCATGCAAAACGGGCGGTATTAGCTATTGAAGATAGCCATTTTTATGATCATCGGGGTATATATCCCACCGGGATAGTACGAGCTATGCTTGCTAACCTGGAAAGGGGGAAAACCGTAGAGGGTGGTTCGACCATAACCATGCAGTTGGTGAAAAACCTGTTTTTATCCCCCAGCAGAACCATTAGCAGAAAAGCGGCTGAGGCGGTCATGGCAATTCGCCTCGAACAAATTTTAGACAAAGACGAAATTCTAGAATTATACCTAAATCAGGTTTACTGGGGTCATAACCTTTATGGGATTGAAACCGCCGCCCAAAGCTATTTTAACAAACCAGCATCGGAGCTGAGATTATCTGAAGCGGCGATGATTGCGGGTTTAATTTCCGCCCCAGAAGACTATAGCCCCTTTGTTAATTATCCACTAGCTAAACAACGACAGGCTCAAGTGCTTAACCGCATGGTAGATCTAAATTGGATTACTCCAGAAGAGGCGGCGGAAGCTAGAAAAGAACCCCTATTAGTGGGTAGGATCACCTCATTTAGAACCAGTGAATTGCCATACGTGACGGAAGCGGTGGTTCAGGAGTTAACTAGGGAGTTTGGTCGTGATGCCGTCCTGAAAGGGGGAATGCGGGTTCAAACGACCATTGATTTGAACTTCCAGCGCATGGCAGAAAGAACGGTGAGGGAATGGCACGATCGCCTTTATTATCGAGGAGTATATCGCGATCGCAATAACGGTCAAATCGCATTAGCCGCCGTAGACCCCACTACCCATTTTGTCAAAGCCATGGTGGGAGGGTCTGATTATAATAAAAGCCAGTTCAACCGAGCTATTCAGGCTCAACGGCAACCTGGATCCGCCTTTAAGCCATTTGTTTACTATGCCGCCTTCGCTACCGGTAGATACGCTCCTAGTACCATTGTTCAAGATACCCCTGTTAGCTATCGCGACGGGTCTGGGTATTATTCACCCCGCAACTATGGCGGTGGCTTCTCCGGCGCTGTTACCATTAGATCAGCTTTAGAGACCTCCCTGAATATTCCGGCCGTCAAGCTGGGTCAATCTGTAGGACTCAATCAGGTAATCGAGGTTTGTCGCCTCCTGGGAATTACTAGCCCTATGGAGCCCGTCATTTCCTTACCACTAGGATCTGTGGATCTCACCCCTATGGAAATGGCTGCATCTTTTGCTACTTTTGCTAATGACGGTTGGCATTCTGACCCCACTTTTATTGTACAAGTCACTGATAGCCAGGGAAATGTCTTGCTTGACAATACCCCATCACCTCGCTTAGTTCTGAATCAGTGGGCTGTTGCCTCCCTAAATGATGTGTTGCAAGGGGTAATTACCAGTGGTACTGCCACCAGCGCCCGACTAGGACGACCAGCAGCCGGGAAAACTGGGACTACATCCTCCGAACGCGATGTCTGGTTTGTGGGTTATACTCCCCATTTATCGACAGCGGTTTGGGTTGGTAATGATGACTTCACTCGACTGGCTAGGGGAGTCACAGGAGGAACTGTCGCTGCTCCGGTATGGCGGGACTTTATGAGTCGTGCCTCTGTAGGGAAACCTCAAACTGGTTTTACTCCCGCTTCCAATTTTCCCCGACCTTAA
- a CDS encoding IS630 family transposase, with protein sequence MPAPYSYDLRQKVIDAIELDGMPKTEASQVFHVSRNTINLWLQRKAQTGDFLPKPNHPPGNNHKITDWHKFKAFAQEHGDKTAAQMAELWDDDISPRTISRALKKIGFTRKKTYGYQERDEQQREEFIAQIEQMEPQEVVYLDEAGMNSQDSDYPYGYCEEGKRFHALKSGKRQGRVSYIAAWCHQQLLAPFTFEGCCNRTVFELWLEFILIPTLKPGQTLVLDNATFHKGGRIAELVEAAQCRLLYLPPYSPDLNKIEKCWSWLKARIRHCIEQFDSLHDAMDSVLKAAS encoded by the coding sequence ATGCCAGCCCCCTATAGTTACGACCTCAGACAAAAAGTTATTGATGCAATTGAACTAGACGGTATGCCCAAAACAGAAGCCAGTCAAGTTTTCCATGTCAGCCGGAACACCATTAATCTCTGGCTGCAAAGAAAAGCACAGACCGGAGACTTCCTCCCTAAACCTAATCACCCACCTGGCAATAACCACAAAATTACCGACTGGCATAAATTCAAGGCTTTTGCCCAAGAGCATGGCGACAAAACAGCAGCTCAAATGGCTGAACTTTGGGATGACGACATCTCTCCTCGCACCATATCCAGAGCCTTGAAGAAAATTGGCTTCACCAGAAAAAAAACTTACGGCTACCAAGAACGTGATGAGCAACAGCGAGAGGAGTTTATTGCTCAGATTGAACAGATGGAGCCACAAGAAGTGGTCTACCTCGATGAAGCCGGCATGAATAGTCAGGACTCGGATTACCCTTATGGTTACTGCGAGGAAGGAAAACGCTTCCATGCCCTCAAATCAGGGAAGAGGCAGGGCAGGGTGAGCTATATAGCCGCATGGTGTCATCAACAACTCTTAGCCCCCTTTACCTTTGAGGGTTGTTGTAATCGGACAGTGTTTGAGTTGTGGTTGGAGTTCATCTTAATTCCAACACTGAAGCCAGGTCAGACTCTAGTGCTAGACAATGCAACGTTTCATAAAGGGGGGCGGATTGCTGAACTGGTGGAGGCAGCTCAATGCCGTTTACTCTATCTTCCGCCTTATTCGCCAGACCTCAACAAGATAGAGAAATGTTGGTCGTGGTTGAAAGCCCGCATTCGCCATTGTATTGAGCAGTTTGATTCTCTCCATGATGCCATGGATTCTGTTCTCAAGGCTGCGTCCTAA
- a CDS encoding helix-turn-helix domain-containing protein: MRIYPSLELNQVWRKWLAACRYCYNQAIALSRSGKRLSKLKLRCGSDAE; this comes from the coding sequence ATCCGGATTTACCCCAGCCTAGAGCTAAATCAAGTCTGGCGTAAATGGCTGGCTGCTTGTCGGTATTGCTACAACCAAGCAATTGCATTATCCCGGAGTGGTAAACGACTAAGCAAGTTAAAGTTACGCTGCGGAAGTGATGCAGAGTGA
- a CDS encoding RNA-guided endonuclease InsQ/TnpB family protein translates to MQSDLPEWVKETPCHIRQNAIFDAYQALTASPDARFRSCRDSSQGIKFNNTNFSSGSWYPRLTKGLTFMVSEPIPKTCGQGTQLVFTKGRWFAVFPEPVAVTPTEANGVIALDPGVRTFITGFDGSRFLELGSEDIGRITRLCQHLDDLMSRIAKEPCRSRRRRMRQAAQRMRTKIRNLVDEAHKQIAHYLTHNYSIIFLPTFETSNMVAKAKRKIKSKTARAMLTWAHYRFKLTLRHQAEITGTTVVDVTEEYTSKTCTHCGHVHSQLGGSKVFRCPECGFTLPRDWNGAFGIFLKALRDTASVTLTGNSAIVALSGNSRINVA, encoded by the coding sequence ATGCAGAGTGACTTACCCGAATGGGTCAAAGAAACACCCTGCCACATTCGGCAAAATGCCATCTTTGATGCCTATCAGGCTTTGACCGCCAGTCCTGATGCCAGGTTTAGAAGTTGTCGTGACAGCTCTCAAGGGATTAAGTTCAATAATACTAATTTCTCTTCAGGGAGTTGGTATCCAAGACTAACGAAAGGATTAACTTTCATGGTTTCCGAACCCATCCCTAAAACTTGCGGGCAAGGGACTCAGTTGGTGTTTACCAAAGGTCGATGGTTTGCGGTGTTTCCTGAACCTGTTGCCGTTACCCCAACTGAAGCGAATGGCGTAATTGCATTAGACCCGGGTGTGCGAACTTTCATAACCGGGTTTGATGGTTCACGATTTCTGGAATTGGGCTCCGAGGATATTGGACGCATTACTAGGCTATGTCAACATTTGGATGATTTGATGAGCCGAATCGCCAAGGAACCCTGTCGTTCAAGAAGGCGACGGATGAGGCAAGCGGCTCAACGAATGAGAACCAAAATCCGCAATCTAGTTGATGAAGCCCACAAACAAATTGCTCACTACTTGACTCACAACTACAGCATAATTTTTCTGCCGACCTTCGAGACTTCCAACATGGTTGCCAAAGCCAAGCGGAAAATCAAATCCAAGACTGCCCGCGCCATGCTGACATGGGCGCATTATCGATTCAAACTAACCCTGAGACATCAAGCCGAGATAACTGGAACCACAGTTGTAGATGTGACGGAAGAATACACCAGCAAAACCTGTACTCACTGTGGTCATGTGCATTCCCAGCTAGGTGGCTCAAAAGTGTTCCGATGTCCTGAGTGTGGGTTCACTCTACCCAGGGACTGGAACGGTGCTTTTGGAATCTTTCTAAAAGCTTTGCGGGATACCGCCTCTGTTACCTTAACGGGTAATAGTGCTATCGTCGCATTGTCAGGCAATAGCCGGATAAATGTCGCGTAA
- a CDS encoding type II toxin-antitoxin system CcdA family antitoxin, translating into MNLNTSSTSSVPSKVEVSIHIDSELLDQVKHLTNDPSKVIETALRQWLRGERPEDDLALSLQRNPPVPPRGEWND; encoded by the coding sequence ATGAATCTAAATACTTCTTCGACCTCTAGTGTACCAAGCAAAGTAGAGGTTTCTATCCATATTGATTCGGAATTATTGGATCAGGTCAAGCACTTGACTAATGATCCCAGTAAAGTCATTGAAACCGCTCTCCGACAATGGTTGCGGGGAGAACGCCCAGAAGATGATTTGGCTTTGAGTCTACAACGTAACCCTCCCGTGCCACCCCGGGGCGAGTGGAATGATTGA